The Apodemus sylvaticus chromosome 19, mApoSyl1.1, whole genome shotgun sequence sequence ATTCCGAGCGCCCGCTGCCCTTGCAGAGGCCCCCAGTCCAGCTCCCAGGCCcttgtcaggtggctcacagctctgGGAGATGGAGTGGGCCTCCTCGGGCGCCAGACTCACACAGGCACAAGCCTGCACCCAGACacgcataattaaaaataaaaataagggggCTACAGAGACGTCTCAATAATCAATAGCaccgtctgctcttccagaggaccctggttcaagtcccagcaaccacagggcagctcacGGTTGTCTGCAACTCCACTTAGGGGTTCTGATGCCCTTTCTGTCCTCTGATGTCACCTGCACACACTGTACAGATATATACTTAggcacaaaattaattttattttttggtttgagacagggttttttggggggcaggggcaggttcaagacagggtttctctgtagccctggctgttctggaattcactctgtggaccaggttagccttgaactcagatatccacctgcctcactgggattgaaggtgtgtgccaccaccgccagggtaataaactgaattttaaaaacacacaaacacacaagcagacactttcttgaaagagaaaaaggaaagaactcCTGAGCCCTCGAAGTCTTTACCACTTTACATCTGGCTCAGGCCTGGGTGGTTTGCTTGATCCAGATCAGAAAGAACTAAAGGCACAGGAGACAAGATGCAGGGCAGACGGGCGTCAGGGCTCTGGCCAGCACCGGCTGCTTCCTGTATTGTACACAAGGAAATGGACAGCAGCTCCAGCCAGGGCCCGGCTGTCACGTGGTGTCCCTGAGAGCAGAGTCTTTGGGGCTGAGCCAGCAAAACAAACTCCACAAGCTATGACTGCTGTACAAGGAACCCAACGCCTTCCAGTGGTTCCCACTGAGACAGGACGCAGGTGATGCTGTTCCCAAGGCAACCAACCCTGAGGCCTTGTTGAGGAAGGGCCTAAGGCTTGGGACTTGTGACAACCTAACTCCTCTACCCTCTTGCAAGCAAGAGGAGTTGgggtgcacgtgcacacacacacagacacagcacaccatacatgagtgcacatgtgcccaagtgcacacatgcacaaaaaaattaaaagaaaactattcAGAAAAAGAAATTGCTGTGTAGTGACTGTGCCCTGCTGTTATTTCTTAAACCACATAATTTAAAAGTATAGCATTAGCTTGTGATAGGGACTGTAAGTGAATCAGAGACACTTCAAAGCATATAGGAGGATGCCCAGAGGTTATGGGTAACTAATACTCTGTTTTTAAAAGAGGAACATTATGGATTTGGGAAGAGCaaacatgtttgtatgtatgtatatacacaaatatatatatatatttgtgtatttctctgtatagttgAGGGGACATGGTAAAAAATAAGGGTTTCATTGTAATTcttctattgttttgattttgaaacCACATGAATACCTATTCAAAGGactccaaaatatatttttaactgtATCTTATTCTGTGTGCCcaagtgtgtgtgcacagcatGGGGCAATTGTCgggatcagagaacaactttttttttttttttttttttggttttttgagacagggtttttctacatagccctccctggctgtcctggaacttactctgtagaccaggctgccctcgaactcagaaatcctgtctgcctctgcctctcaagtgctgggattaaaggcgtgtgccaccaccgcccggcagaggacaactttctaAAGTCAGGTCTTTCCTTCTCATGTGCGTCCGGGGAACTAAACTTAGCCTGTCAGACTTGTTGGCAAGCCCCTTTACTGGCTAAGCCATCTAGTCAACCCAAAAGATTAACAAGATGGGCAACATTTCCCTTTGAAGGACAGGGGATGAGTATATGTCTACCAACATAAGCAGAAATATGTGGATCCTTCCTCGgtgaaagagacacacagaggtcTTGCGCTCAGTAAAATGTTTATTtcgcatttttaaaaagttaacacTACATACTAGAAACTCAGGGTGTGTACACACAGGATTACTCGTAATTACTAACAAACTTTCTTAGGACTACAAATTCTTTAATAGGGGCGGGATGGGCTATGAGACAAAGGCTgggaaaacaagaaagtaaaCACAAAAGGCAGAGTCATCCTGGGAGCCTCGCGTGTAACTGTCTCAGTTCCCAAGAAAGTGAGCTTCTTCCTAGCAGGAGGCCCCCTGTagggcatggggctggagagacgtctGTGGGCTGCAGGGTGCAGGGTGTGGTCAGGTGAGGCCTCAGGGAACCTCAGAGACAGGAGGGCTTCCATAggccaaagaaagaacaaaaccctGGTACAGTGGGAGCAGGAGATAGGCCTGGAACAGGTGGTGTCTAACGGAAGGGAAGGAGGCTGGGCCAGGGCTCGAGGCTGCGGACTGGAGACCCAGCTCCTTCCGGCTTTGCACAGAGCCGAGGCCCAAGTAGACCGGTTTCTTAATGAAGTTGGTTCTTAATGAAGATGTAGGTACAGGTGATAAATGCAGGGTCAAAGGGCTTGACCCAGGGGtcggggtggggctgggggtgggggagcctcTGTAGACTCTGGACATCCAGTCTGCgacttgggaggaggaggggtcCGAGAGGGTTTGGGTGCCGCCCCGCAGCTGGACGCCCGCCCCAAGGGCGGAGCTTGTCCTTCACAGCAAATGGTTGTTCCAGAAAAACCGCAGCAGCATCTGGCCTCTCAGGAACATCCGCGCCACAAAGGGAACCAGCGCATCCCCGACTTCCTGTGGAAGATGCTGTGCGGAAAGACAGGTTTTGTGTGTTACGCTGCTAATTTGGGGCTGCCGAGGGAAAGGCGCCCTTCTCTGCAGAGCAAGGCGCTGGCCAGGATGCCTACCAACCTGAGCTCACCGTGCTGGGGGAGAGAAGCAACCCCAGCGAGTTCGCCTCCGACCTCCACATCCTGaggtttctttctctcctccctcctcctgagccatctcctcccCGATCTCTAATGTAAAAATGAATTAcaaatgtgggctggagagatggctcatttgttaagagcactggctgctcttccggaggtcctgagttcaaatcccagcaaccacatgatggctcacaaccatccataatgagatctgacgccttcttctggtgtgtctgaagacagctacggtgtacttacagtgtacttacatataataataaataaatctttaaaaattacaaatgtaaCACATATGAAATATTAAATCAACCCAGCCCACAGGTATGTGACTGAGGGTGACCAGCTGGCTTCCATATATTCCCGTCCACCCTCGGGACACTTTCCCATCCTGACCATCGGATGCCCATCAGGGCACTCTTCAGAGATGATACCCCTGAAGGTATCACGTGGCGTCCTGGCCAGggatggtggtacacgcctgtcaCACCAAGAGAAGATTGGAACAGAAGGAGCAGGGGGGCTTCTGGGAAATCCTGAGCTAGACAGACTCCATCCCCAAAGGAAAAGCAGAGTATTAGCTGCagcaatgggaggcagaggcaggaggagctcttgagtttgagtctagcctggtctacggagtgagttccaggacaggcagggctacacagagaaaccttgttttgaaaaacagaaaaaaacaaaaacaaaaagcattgaATACAGCTTAATCGTGGAACACTGGCCTGGCAAGATGGCACagtatgtgtgggggtggggtggggtgcggtgggatggggtggggtggggtggggtcggcGGGAGCAGCCCTTCAGGTGACAAGGCCCTtcacccacctctctctctgtttttttcctGTGGGATTTGCTTTTGCCTTCCGAGATGGGGCATTGCTACGCGTCCCTGGACGCCCCAGGACTCAGTCTCCACACTATTTGATCTTcccgcctccgcctcctgagtgctgggctacGTGTGCACCACCGGCTTCTACCTTTTCTCCCTGGAAGCCAGGCCGTTCTTCAGAGGAGATGACCACTCCTGAGTTTCTCAGCGAACTTGCCCTTCACACTTCTTAtaagcttctctttctcttttaaagatgttttaaaatttatatgtgtatgggtgttttaacATTAACTGTTATTATCATTAAGTTTGTCTATGTATGGGGTGTGTGCACTCGCGGGTGGGTAcccgcagaggccagaggttaCAGAATGCCCCCGGAGCTcaagttacaagtggttgtgcaACTCCTCCCCGTCCTCTTCACGGCCAACTCTCCAGCACTTTTATaagtattctgcctgcatgcaattcccactgagaccagaagagggcgccagacccCCAGAAACTGTAGTAACAATTGTGAGCCGCCGCGTGGCCGCTGGAAGTAGAaccgggtcttctggaagagcagtccgtgctcttaaccactgagcccgctctccagcccccagctgtCGCTCTTAAGGTGctgcctccctttcttcctgtcttttgcTCCCAGACATTTGCTACGATATTTGTCTCCTTCAGAAactcccagaggccaggctttggaAAGGCTGGTGCACGGCAGAGCTTCGGAGCTCCTTCAGGAGAGGTGACTGTGAAGAGAAACCTGAACATCAAATCCTACACTCTCCTGTCCCTGAGCCAGAAGAGTTAGCACTCCTTCCCCCTGAAATCCCCCTCCCCAccgcggtgtgtgtgtgtgtgtgtgtaaatgccaGCCTTGGGAACAGACCAAAGGCAGCATACCCTAGCCTCACTGAAACTTCCACCCCCTTTTGATTAACAACCAACCTTCTCCGGAGGGAGAGGATGGCTCCTGCCCTAGAAGGAAACGGAAGCCAATGCCCTTGGGATGATAATAGCCCACTCCTGGACTGTGAAAAAGAGACAATCAAGTGTTCCCAGACCCCTGGGGCCAGTTGTACAAATACACCAGCTTCTGATAGCACGAGGTGCTTTCCCCAGGTCAGGAAGGTCCCTTTCCAGCTGCAGGGCTCTGCCTGCTGTCTGAACAAACGCTATCAGGTTTGAAGGACGACATTCCTTTACCGTCTCATGTAACGCCAAGGCTGGAGACCCCACTTGCGGtcttttcctttataaacccTCTTACTTAGACCTGGGGGTTCACTCTCCTTCCTGTCCCATCAGGAAGGTTGGTGGCCCAGGCTCGAGCTTGAATAAAGACCCCCCCCTCCCAGTGAGATTACAGCAGGTTGTGGCCCTCATGCGATTGTAGCAGGTTGTGATTCCTGGTGGTCTTTTTGGAGGTTTTACAGTCTGGGGGAAGAGCTGGTGACCCAGTCAGTTACTGGGAAGCTACCAGCAAGGGAATAAGGAATGTGGACTTGATTCCGTAGTAACTGAAAAACAGGATGTTGGCCTTTCTGGAGCTGAATGCCTGTCCAACCAGCATGGTCCTGAGGAAAACCACTGTCTaactttttgtctgtttgtttttgatacaaggtttctctgtgtagccctggctgtcctagggctcactctgtagaccaggctggccttgaactcagaaatctacctgtctctgcctcccaagtgctgggaataaaggccaCGACTGCCCAGTTGAGCACTCTGTCTATAAATCACCACTTAGCCACTCAGCTCTGTCAACTCTCTGAAACTCTGCTGCCTCCCCTGACGTGGGCCCTGCAGTAACTCACAGGGCTGCTGAGAGCTTTCCCAGTGAGGAGCTCAAGTACCAgaagctgacacacacacacacacacacacacacacacacacaccccgcccccaGCAAACTCTGAATTCCCTGTCACACTACTGTATAGCTCAGGTCTCAAGGAACAAGGCAAGTCCCAGTCAGGTTAATTTGGTTAAGTTTAGAGACTGTGTTCCCAGAGGGACAGTTCCTAGTACCCAGGAGGGACCCACTGAGATCCTCAATTAGTCTTAGAAGCCAAAGTGTGATGTcatggggttgttttgttttgcttgaaaCAAGATCTtaaatagcccaggctagcctcaaactccctgtGGAGCCGAGGATAGCCTcagagagacctgcctgcctctgccttccgagtgctgggactaaaagcacGCTTCACCACATCtgacctttctttttcttaatttctttctttatttttaaatatattctgtgGAGCCAGACACCAAGGTGGCATATCTCTGTAGCCTAAGTAGGTGGGAGGCAGGAGCCGGATGAGGGTCTAAAAGTTCAAGTCCTGCcagctctacaaagtgagttcctgtcctgagctacagagtgaagccctgtctcaaaaggccaGCCACCaagcccggcggtggtggtgcacgcctgtagtcccagcactctgggaggcagaggcaggcagatttctgagttcaaggccagcctggtctacagagtgagttccaggacagccagccagggctatatagagaaaccccgtcttgaaaaaaccaaatccccccccccaaaaaagaccaGCCACCAAGCCAACAACCACAAGGAAACAGCAAAAGGTATGATTTAAAGGATCTGAGGTGTAAGTCTGTCCTGCAGGACAAGAGAGATCTGCAAGTCTGGGTCAAGGCCCTGAGCAAGCGAAGCCAGGGCAGACAGAAGGCTAGCTACGGAGGTGGACAGGACAGGCTGAGAGTCCAGGAGCGAGCCCCATATCCACAGCCAACTAACTGATCTTGAATAATTGGGCAAAACCAGTTTCTTCAACAACTGGGGCTGGGGCACCTAGAGACTTACATCCAGGGACTGGGGCAGATGGGCCTCCAGCTCAAAGTTGACAAAATGAACGTCTAAAGGATCACGGACTCAAATTCAATAGCTACAACTAAAACTTCTAGAAGAATGGTATAAATCTTTGTGGCCTTTTAGGTTAGGCAttgtgtttccttaaaacagcAAAAATTGTGTTTCCTTAAGACAGCAAAAAAAACTGTTAGGCCGGGATCCTGTTTACTACCCCTGCACAAGCTGCTGGGAACCACCACCtctacctacctacacacacacacacacacacacacacacacacacacacacgtttgctcTTCTCCCCTCAACTCTGCCAGCACAGAGGAAACTCAGGGCTGTCATCACTTCCTGTCTCCAAGGGTTCCCGCCCCGAGGCTCCGTTTTTGACCATTTATGGGCACAATCCCGGCTCCTAGCTGGCATGTGTGCCTATGCTCTATGAACCCCCCTTGCTTTAGCCCGGGGGCATAACTTCATTGACCTCTACCCGTGAGGTCAGTGAACCCATCTGAGAGCTGCCATTTCTGAGAAACCCAGCTAGGGCTTGGCCCCAGGGTCCTGGCTTGCAGGTATAATGTTTGGTGAGTAAACATTAATTCTGATCATTCCTGGCCACCCTGGCGACCCAGAGGCCATTGGTccgcctcttcctccctctccaacCAGGCCCCTGCCGGTTCTCACCTCTTGAATCACCCTGTGATTGACACTGTCCCCGATGTGTCGCAGCTGCATGGTCAGTGTCTGGATCTCTTCCGGCTGAGGGTGGTTCTGGCCAGCGTTCTCTTTGGGCTGACAAGGCGCACTGGGACCTGCGCGGTTCAAGAGACTGGCACTGAATTTGTAAAACCATCTCCGGCAACTCAGAGCAGTCTTCCCACGCCGCGTGTGCAAGCGCACATGTGCGTGAGCGTGATGAGATTGTGTT is a genomic window containing:
- the Pxt1 gene encoding LOW QUALITY PROTEIN: peroxisomal testis-specific protein 1 (The sequence of the model RefSeq protein was modified relative to this genomic sequence to represent the inferred CDS: deleted 2 bases in 1 codon), producing MGENNNSSPPNSIVYEPKEVLYPTFKVTNCCMAIGKQTSWEKYVTRLVCQQPSPAMSRNPDHAHAHVRLHTRRGKTALSCRRWFYKFSASLLNRAGPSAPCQPKENAGQNHPQPEEIQTLTMQLRHIGDSVNHRVIQEHLPQEVGDALVPFVARMFLRGQMLLRFFWNNHLL